In Rutidosis leptorrhynchoides isolate AG116_Rl617_1_P2 chromosome 2, CSIRO_AGI_Rlap_v1, whole genome shotgun sequence, one genomic interval encodes:
- the LOC139890774 gene encoding uncharacterized protein, with translation MECRCKIIPIISFIITIFLTTFIVSTIFTVPNLQVSSLTQLKFRALIGLKHTKKPYFNISPTGSPFLAPAPAPRHHVRLHSHRPNCHHFPPIPPPSHWSDGGRRRRVLVAVLASVGGTTFILCVVGLLLGCRKHRKMKSSSKKSEKVIISHAVRDNFYLESLGTVLQPPPVCAVRQDSDHHDTHTSNSNELEDKIEGKEMDFIQIKELSNSDNLNLNSSHNEDDMSSIESLKFDEEDEQVFFASPVGEKEDMINHSSDEDDDDHHQDDDDDDDDDDDDDDDDESFHSFCDSQHSSNPRISDASITCDETLEPPTSTASPAPPPPTPPPLLPPRPCSSSSSGTPNTPEIFPSQRNLSSGSNPTHIPPPLPPSYPKGNLPPPPPPSPPPPPLFSMKTPPPPPPPPPSFSMKNPPPPPPPSQSTPMGRDGTPLPKLKPLHWDKVRAAPDRSMVWDKLRSNSFEFDEEMIESLFGYNLHNSNDELKSKSPSPSKHVLEPKRLQNITILLKALNATAEQVCRALVQGNGLNLQQLEVLIKTEPTKEEESKLTGFKGDLGSAETFVASILNIPYAFPRIEALLYRETFEDEMNHLRKTFSMLEEACKELRSSRLFLKLLEAVLKTGNRMNVGTIRGGAKAFKLDALLKLSDVKGTDGKTTLLHFVVQEIVRSEGVRVSESIIGMINQKSKRNNVEDKEEDYRNMGLELVAGLSTELCNVKKTATIDFDVVASAVSNLSQGMSRLRRLVNDDLSMEDKTCKFVESMKCFLGYADKHLKELEEDEQRVLKLVKEITEYFHGNMSKDEVNQLRIFVIVRDFLAMLDLVCRELRRSKNFGHPNPLSPFQ, from the exons atGGAATGTAGGTGTAAGATCATCCCCATTATCAGTTTCATCATCACCATCTTTCTCACCACATTCATTGTTTCTACAATATTCACTGTCCCAAATCTTCAAGTTTCATCATTAACACAATTAAAGTTCAGAGCACTTATTGGATTAAAACATACTAAAAAACCATATTTCAATATCTCTCCAACAGGATCACCTTTtctagctccagctccagctccacgTCATCATGTCCGTCTACATTCCCATAGGCCGAACTGCCACCATTTTCCGCCCATTCCACCACCGTCCCATTGGAGTGACGGTGGAAGACGACGGAGAGTTCTGGTGGCGGTTCTGGCCTCTGTGGGCGGAACCACTTTTATATTATGTGTCGTTGGGTTGCTCTTGGGGTGCCGAAAACATAGGAAAATGAAATCATCATCAAAGAAAAGTGAAAAGGTAATAATATCTCATGCAGTTAGAGATAACTTTTATCTTGAATCATTAGGAACAGTGTTACAACCACCACCAGTTTGTGCAGTAAGACAAGATTCtgatcatcatgatactcatacttctAATTCAAATGAATTGGAAGACAAAATAGAAGGAAAAGAGATGGATTTTATTCAGATAAAAGAATTATCAAATTCTGATAATTTGAATTTGAATTCTTCTCACAATGAAGATGACATGTCTTCAATTGAATCATTAAAGTTTGATGAGGAGGATGAACAAGTCTTTTTCGCTTCTCCGGTGGGCGAAAAAGAAGATATGATAAATCATTCATCAgacgaagatgatgatgatcatcatcaagatgatgatgatgatgatgatgatgatgatgatgatgatgatgatgatgaatctttTCATTCTTTTTGCGATTCACAACATTCATCTAATCCAAGAATTTCGGACGCTTCAATAACTTGTGACGAAACACTAGAACCACCAACATcaacagcatcaccagcaccaccgCCGCCAACGCCACCACCGCTGCTGCCACCACGACCATGCAGTTCGTCATCTTCCGGGACCCCTAACACGCCGGAAATTTTTCCTTCTCAAAGGAATTTATCTTCAGGGTCAAACCCAACCCATATTCCTCCACCATTGCCACCATCTTATCCTAAAGGAAACTtgcctccaccaccaccaccatcaccaccgccGCCACCACTGTTCTCTATGAAAACcccgccaccgccaccgccaccgccaccgtcaTTCTCTATGAAAaacccgccaccgccaccaccaccatctCAATCTACACCCATGGGTAGAGATGGAACTCCGCTACCGAAACTAAAACCGCTTCATTGGGATAAAGTACGAGCAGCACCAGACCGCTCCATGGTCTGGGACAAGCTGAGATCAAACTCATTCGA GTTTGATGAGGAAATGATTGAGTCCCTCTTTGGTTACAACCTACACAATTCCAATGACGAATTAAAAAGCAAAAGCCCGTCTCCTAGTAAACATGTTCTCGAACCAAAAAGACTTCAGAACATAACCATACTTTTAAAAGCTCTCAATGCCACCGCCGAACAAGTTTGTCGTGCACTCGTACAAG GAAATGGGCTGAATCTACAACAGTTAGAAGTACTGATAAAGACGGAGCCCACAAAAGAAGAGGAGTCTAAACTAACAGGTTTTAAAGGTGACTTGGGCTCGGCTGAAACGTTTGTTGCATCAATCCTAAACATACCGTACGCCTTTCCTAGAATTGAAGCATTGCTTTATCGTGAAACGTTTGAAGATGAAATGAATCATCTTCGTAAGACCTTCTCAATGCTAGAG GAGGCATGCAAAGAACTGAGATCAAGTAGATTATTCCTAAAACTACTAGAGGCCGTGTTGAAAACCGGGAATAGGATGAATGTAGGTACGATAAGGGGAGGAGCAAAAGCTTTTAAGCTAGACGCATTGCTTAAGCTTTCTGACGTAAAAGGAACAGACGGGAAAACAACGTTGCTTCACTTTGTAGTCCAAGAAATAGTTCGTTCAGAAGGCGTTAGAGTGTCAGAGAGCATTATAGGAATGATTAATCAAAAAAGCAAGCGAAACAATGTTGAAGACAAAGAAGAAGACTATAGGAACATGGGATTAGAACTTGTAGCCGGCTTGAGTACTGAACTATGCAATGTGAAGAAAACAGCGACGATAGACTTTGATGTCGTTGCAAGCGCAGTTTCTAATCTATCGCAAGGAATGAGTCGATTGAGACGATTGGTGAACGATGATTTGTCAATGGAAGATAAAACTTGTAAGTTTGTTGAATCGATGAAATGTTTCTTGGGTTATGCTGATAAACATCTGAAAGAGTTGGAGGAAGACGAACAGCGAGTGCTGAAACTTGTGAAAGAGATTACTGAATACTTCCATGGAAATATGAGTAAAGATGAAGTGAATCAACTTAGGATATTTGTGATTGTGAGAGATTTTTTGGCCATGTTAGATCTTGTGTGTAGAGAGTTGAGAAGATCAAAAAACTTTGGCCACCCGAATCCCCTGTCTCCATTTCAATAG